One Aliarcobacter cryaerophilus ATCC 43158 genomic window, TTAGCATATGAGTATGCTATTGCTTGAGAAAAAGTTGATTTCCCAACACCACCTTTTTGGACTGTAACACCAATAACATCACCTAGTTTTTTTGTCATTTTAATCCTTTATTCGTTATGTAACGAGTAATATTTAATTTATTGTATCTAAATTATAAATATATTTCAAGTAATACTTGACATATTTTAAATATTATTAAAATTTATTCGTTATGTAACGAGTAAATTATTTTTTTACAATTTTTTGCTTGATTTATAACTATATTTTAATATAAATATTCTAATTAAAATTTATTTTAGTCTATGTTGTAGATAATGATATATAAAGAATTAAAAAATTAATAAAATTTCAGCTAGTTTTATAATTATTAATACCAAAAAAGCAAATTAGCTTTTAAAAGACTTTATTAAGATAAAAAGAAATGATCTATCTTTAGTTTATCAAATTAAGAATCAGTTTTGGCGATATCTAAAGGTAGAAGAAATAGTCATTAATATATATGATAAAGAAATCATCATATATGTTAATTGATAACTAATGGTTTTTTAAACTTATAAATAAATTTATTCCACAATCTAAAAAATCCAGGATTTAATTTTAAATATGATGAATTTATTATATGTAAATATTTTATAAAATCTTCAGAATCAGCAAAATAGTTAGGATAAGCTTCTTTCACACCACCAATTGCATTAGTTGATACAAGAGCAACTATACTATGGTTTTCAAATGCCTTTTTTTCTTGAATCAAGTAGTCATTATTTGCTTCAACTACTTCGTTTTCATTATAGTAAATAGAGTTAATTCCAAATGTGTTTCCTTCAATTATTTCAACAATAATTAAAATATATCCGTTTGAAGTATTATTTTTTAACTGTTCACTTGTTACTTGCAAAGAGCTAGCAAAAAGAGAGAATTTTTTTGTAATGTCTAATTTATTACAAGAGTCAAAAACTTTAAATGCACTATAAGTTAGAGATTTTTTCTTTGATTTTCTAAATTCTTCAAGAAAGCCCTTAAAAATTAATCTAGTATCTGAGGAGTTCAAGTATATACTGTTTTCTAAAAGTGAAAATTGATGACTTGTATATTTAAAAAAATCTTTCCAAATAGTTTTTCCTGAATTTGATTTAAGAGATTGATTTGTAAACAAATCAACAATTTCAACTGCTGTAGCCCAAGAGTGTTGAACTTTTGTTCTAATTTGTAGTTCAATACTTCTTAATTCACCTTCAGAGTTTTTAAACTTACCTATAAGGTGGATACTTTTATAGCCATCTTCTTTAGGATTTCTTATATAATCATTTCTTAATTCAAACAATCTTTCTTTCTTTAAAGTTTTAATTAATCTATCTACAT contains:
- a CDS encoding RelA/SpoT domain-containing protein — encoded protein: MEILSYWRTSHASALESAFDLLENITNKIDKYALLAKRLKRTPSIVNKLKRFNSKGMQLSTMQDIGGCRIILSNLKNVDRLIKTLKKERLFELRNDYIRNPKEDGYKSIHLIGKFKNSEGELRSIELQIRTKVQHSWATAVEIVDLFTNQSLKSNSGKTIWKDFFKYTSHQFSLLENSIYLNSSDTRLIFKGFLEEFRKSKKKSLTYSAFKVFDSCNKLDITKKFSLFASSLQVTSEQLKNNTSNGYILIIVEIIEGNTFGINSIYYNENEVVEANNDYLIQEKKAFENHSIVALVSTNAIGGVKEAYPNYFADSEDFIKYLHIINSSYLKLNPGFFRLWNKFIYKFKKPLVIN